A stretch of Aeromicrobium tamlense DNA encodes these proteins:
- a CDS encoding PucR family transcriptional regulator, with protein MDDHEKRLATALCARVAADLDELGPRITRSIRLAQPEYSLVPLDDHVEHVTEQQRLLLIALGRHEVVSGSQRARAADLGRLRATQGVSVATVIGAYHVGNRELWQNLVAYADEETSCLPGLATLLWRSIEVMTAEIVAAYETTARARQTHALSLRQRLVELLQRDELAAEAHDVAVTLGLDPAGAFVGAWVGLEDDPLAQAASLTSGLRRGTAFAVGHPAGVQVLAQGCSADELELAIRAAEPDVRLGVGLERAGLEGARDSLLDARLCLEIATDAQPTRRFEEDWLRATIRSQADRLDPIVRGLRDVVEANPHLVETLDVYVDTGFSIADTARVLHLHPNSVAYRLDRWNRLTGWDAKTFRGLSQSLLAAV; from the coding sequence ATGGACGACCACGAGAAGCGCCTCGCGACGGCCCTGTGCGCCCGGGTGGCGGCCGACCTCGACGAGCTGGGACCGCGCATCACGCGCAGCATCCGGCTCGCCCAGCCCGAGTACTCGCTCGTGCCCCTGGACGACCACGTCGAGCACGTCACCGAGCAGCAGCGGCTGCTGCTGATCGCGCTCGGGCGGCACGAGGTCGTGAGCGGCAGCCAGCGGGCACGCGCCGCGGACCTCGGCCGGCTGCGGGCCACCCAGGGCGTGAGCGTCGCGACCGTCATCGGGGCGTACCACGTGGGCAACCGCGAGCTGTGGCAGAACCTCGTCGCCTACGCGGACGAGGAGACCTCCTGCCTGCCGGGACTGGCGACGCTGCTGTGGCGCTCGATCGAGGTGATGACGGCAGAGATCGTCGCGGCCTACGAGACCACGGCCCGGGCGCGCCAGACCCACGCCCTGTCGCTGCGGCAGCGGCTCGTCGAGCTGCTCCAGCGCGACGAGCTGGCGGCCGAGGCGCACGACGTGGCCGTCACGCTCGGGCTCGACCCGGCCGGCGCGTTCGTCGGGGCGTGGGTCGGCCTCGAGGACGACCCGCTGGCGCAGGCCGCGAGCCTGACCTCCGGCCTGCGACGGGGCACGGCCTTCGCGGTCGGTCACCCTGCGGGCGTCCAGGTCCTGGCCCAGGGCTGCAGCGCCGACGAGCTCGAGCTCGCGATCCGCGCGGCGGAGCCCGACGTCCGGCTCGGGGTGGGTCTCGAGCGCGCCGGGCTCGAGGGCGCTCGCGACTCGTTGCTCGACGCCCGGCTGTGTCTCGAGATCGCCACCGACGCCCAGCCCACGCGCCGGTTCGAGGAGGACTGGCTGAGGGCGACGATCCGGTCCCAGGCCGACCGCCTGGACCCCATCGTGCGGGGGCTGCGGGACGTCGTCGAAGCCAATCCGCACCTCGTCGAGACGTTGGATGTGTACGTTGACACCGGCTTCTCGATCGCCGACACGGCGCGGGTCCTGCACCTGCATCCGAACAGCGTCGCGTACCGCTTGGACCGGTGGAATCGTCTCACTGGTTGGGACGCAAAGACCTTCCGAGGGCTGTCGCAGTCGTTGCTCGCCGCAGTGTAG